One Micromonas commoda chromosome 7, complete sequence genomic window carries:
- the TIC55-4 gene encoding chloroplast envelope protein translocase family (inner chloroplast membrane translocase (import) Tic55), whose amino-acid sequence MTALVITGPSALAQRRGTFAKGRASGARPVRAARLASTPRTRSRWTRASASGGTTIGAEEMAKDASAAEPLIGINPDRVPMVEAVNRGETSGTFNWTKQWYPVAVIDLLDTSKPHPTQLLGKDIVVWKDGAGKWNVFEDKCPHRLAPLSEGRVEDDGTLLCAYHAWRFDGDGACTDMPQASSKEEADRVRANPRSCAFTRPCMEAQGLVWAWGEGGKEAELEARMTPPLLVPEIEGVGKNGEAPGGGYRNHWQVRDMPYGWAAFFENAIDPAHAVVSHHTLVGSRYDDPAGFNCVVERPMTAEAGFRCAIDPAVPPFNTIGKYDAETSYDFQPPCLLKIDWRHEEARFLTSHYCVPTRPGWCRHFVATVCQRGEGEKVRQHRWFKLNLFTLTSPAWMTHVLGPTFLHQDMVLLHQQEKIIAQGDGQDIANKWKDQVFIPTGADKMTVMFYQWFGRNGPIPWAGRDGDAMPPIERDQSKLFDTWEMHTKYCTHCQGALRNTEALKVVAIAAAAWKAVWATCLLAFGASAAGAAAGAGVAPSLRDVIAAVDPSLAGEAFSALSLAGTAYGLHGFAGMFRSYPFSHAEEDIVMEGTAKIGLSNDGPSLYIDVVDNALFGGNKHAGKKDAVGCECGECSPFHDGIRSGPLASFRKKQEEKARAAKEAGTPAR is encoded by the coding sequence ATGACCGCGCTGGTGATTACCGGCCCCTCGGCGCTcgcacagcgccgcggcaCCTTCGCCAAGGggcgcgcgtccggggcgcgtcccgtccgcgccgcccgcctcgcgtcgaccccgcgaACCCGCTCCagatggacgcgcgcgtccgcgtcgggagGCACGACcatcggcgcggaggagatggccAAGGatgcgtccgccgcggagcccCTGATCGGCATCAACCCCGACCGGGTGCCCATGGTCGAGGCCGTGAACCGCGGGGAGACCTCCGGCACGTTCAACTGGACCAAGCAGTGGTACCCGGTCGCGGTCATCGACCTGCTGGACACGTCCAAGCCCCATCCCACGCAGCTCCTCGGCAAGGACATCGTCGTCTGGAAGGACGGAGCGGGTAAGTGGAACGTCTTCGAGGATAAGTGCCCGCACAGGCTCGCCCCCCTGTCCGAGGGGCgagtcgaggacgacggcaccctgCTCTGCGCGTACCACGCCTGGaggttcgacggcgacggcgcgtgcacCGACATGCCCCAGGCGTCGTCCAAGGAGGAAGCGGACCGCGTCAGGGCCAACCCGAGGTCGTGCGCGTTCACCAGGCCTTGCATGGAGGCGCAGGGGCTGGTGTGGGCgtggggcgagggcggcaaAGAGGCCGAGCTGGAGGCGCGCATGACCCcgcccctcctcgtcccGGAGATTGAGGGCGTGGGCAAGAACGGAGAGGCGCCCGGCGGAGGGTACCGCAACCACTGGCAAGTTCGAGACATGCCCTACGGGTGGGCGGCGTTTTTCGAGAACGCCATCGacccggcgcacgcggtggTGTCGCACCACACCCTCGTCGGGTCGCGGTacgacgacccggcgggTTTTAACTGCGTGGTGGAGAGGCCGATgacggcggaggctgggTTCCGGTGCGCCATCGATCCCGCGGTGCCTCCGTTTAACACCATCGGCAAGTACGACGCCGAGACCTCGTACGACTTCCAGCCGCCGTGCCTTTTAAAGATCGACTGGCGCCACGAGGAGGCGCGTTTCCTGACCTCGCACTACTGCGTCCCCACGAGGCCCGGATGGTGCAGGCacttcgtcgcgacggtgtgCCAGCGAGGCGAGGGGGAGAAGGTGCGGCAGCACCGTTGGTTCAAGCTCAACCTGTTCACGctcacgtcgccggcgtggatGACGCACGTGCTCGGGCCCACGTTTTTGCACCAGGACATGGTCCTCCTCCACCAGCAGGAGAAGATCATCGCGCAGGGCGACGGGCAGGACATCGCGAACAAGTGGAAGGATCAGGTGTTCATccccaccggcgcggacaAGATGACGGTGATGTTCTACCAGTGGTTCGGGCGCAACGGCCCGATCCCCTGGgccggccgcgacggcgacgcgatgcccCCCATCGAGCGCGATCAGTCCAAGCTGTTCGACACGTGGGAGATGCACACCAAGTACTGCACCCACTGCCAGGGGGCGTTGAGAAAcaccgaggcgctcaaggtcGTTGctatcgcggcggcggcgtggaagGCTGTTTGGGCGACGTGCCTCCTCGCCTttggcgcctccgccgcgggcgccgcggcgggcgccggcgtcgcgccctcgcttcgcgacgtcatcgccgcggtggatccGTCCTTGGCCGGCGAGGCGTTCAGCGCGCTCTCCCTCGCGGGCACCGCCTACGGCCTTCACGGCTTTGCCGGGATGTTCCGGTCGTATCCGTTTTCtcacgccgaggaggacatcgTGATGGAGGGCACCGCGAAGATCGGTTTGTCCAACGACGGACCGTCGCTGTacatcgacgtcgtggacaaCGCGCTGTTCGGCGGGAACAAGCACGCGGGGAAGAAGGACGCGGTCGGGTGCGAGTGCGGGGAATGCTCGCCGTTCCACGACGGGATCAGGTCCGGTCCGCTGGCGTCGTTTAGGAAAAAGCAAGAGGAAAAagcgagggcggcgaaggaggcgggcACCCCCGCGAGGTAG
- a CDS encoding predicted protein: MSEGAPPADAPAAEGEGEAPKPKLSGLARFKKAVGGVKAANAFTPGGLSKLPKKEPSPTPSAAPSEAGDAPKKNPLAKLKSAVTKISAASAFAKAAPNMAKKPPSAAPSRAGSVMNEPPPSVASLGAFKKPTSSKPPSRAVSVMGDENDDPAKTIGKSVKGSSRATTPGGKDGTAAGSRPVSPAKSVKSGVTKPPDQPHDLPEVRGAPPPPMDAINARIAALEDLARHSLGAAAVDGADGLAHLGAGTGNGGIPYKNYSEQRRMREELEDMRYRMRNMEEFGAPAQATMREPRETAAERAERAERAERAERAERADRLMMMMMGSMSGTMSRHAGALAANATDPRGPAQPLQPPHYGESPSVMHALEEARAAAAAAMTAADQARHQVARERRERQAVEDELTDIRDALAEEQRRRERAEHAAAVSFDDAEYARELLHEHAVASASAKVQSVRPNGEGPNVVGGGSGATAPRDPPSGVASAAQATLQAAAEAASLLEELKGGLRATLEQQRHLQQAQREVAAAMPQAPPRVAPARPASPVERFQSKPSAVPPSRGPGRVPRPSSAQLASPGMPSGHTYYRDFGVVPSASKHTPGLRRAKDHVTLRDDGVGTHGAAFSVAPEHVTHNALEAARREYAADKRMALERRRQRMMMDEYGQLAH; this comes from the coding sequence ATGTCCGAGGGCGCACCCCcggccgacgcccccgccgccgagggcgagggcgaagcCCCCAAGCCGAAGCTCAGCGGATTGGCGCGATTCAAGAAGGCGGTCGGGGGCGTGAAGGCGGCCAACGCGTTCACACCCGGCGGCCTTTCCAAGCTCCCGAAGAAGGAGCCGAGCCCCACGCCGAGtgccgcgccgagcgaagccggcgacgcgccgaagaagaaccccctcgccaagctcaagagcgcggtgaccaagatcagcgcggcgagcgcgttcgccaaggcggcgccgaacatggcgaagaagccgccgtccgcggcgccctctcGCGCGGGATCCGTGATGAACGAACCCCCACCGAGCGTCGCATCGCTCGGAGCGTTCAAGaagccgacgtcgtccaagcctccgtcgcgcgcggtgtccgTCATgggcgacgagaacgacgaccCGGCCAAGACGATTGGCAAATCCGTCAAGGGATCGTCCCGGGCGACCACCCCCGGGGGGAAGGAcggaaccgccgcggggtcccGCCCCGTCTCTCCCGCGAAGAGCGTCAAGAGCGGCGTGACCAAGCCGCCGGACCAACCGCACGACTTACCCGAGgtccgaggcgcgccgcccccgcccatGGACGCCATaaacgcgcgcatcgccgcgctcgaagaTCTCGCCAGGCactccctcggcgccgcagccgtcgacggcgccgacgggttGGCACACCTCGGAGCAGGCACCGGAAATGGCGGGATCCCGTACAAGAACTACTCCGAGCAGAGGCGCATgagggaggagctcgaggacatGCGGTACAGGATGAGGAACATGGAGGAATTCGGCGCCCCGGCACAGGCAACGATGAGGGAACCGAGAGAAACCGCCGCGGAACGAGCCGAGCGAGCCGAGCGAGCCGAACGAGCggaacgcgccgaacgcgccgatcgattgatgatgatgatgatgggCTCGATGAGCGGCACGATGAGCAGACACGCGggagcgctcgcggcgaacgcgacggacccgcgcggaccgGCCCAACCGCTTCAACCGCCGCACTACGGCGAGAGTCCGTCGGTGATGCACGCGCTAGAGGAGGccagagccgcggcggcggcggcgatgaccgccgcggaccagGCGCGACACCAGGTGGCACGGgagaggcgcgagcggcagGCGGTCGAAGACGAGCTCACGGATATAAgggacgcgctggcggaggagcagaggcgacgcgagcgcgcggagcacgccgcggctgtctcattcgacgacgccgaatACGCCAGGGAACTTTTGCACGAACACGCCGTAGCTTCGGCTTCGGCGAAAGTACAATCGGTTCGACCGAACGGTGAAGGCCcgaacgtcgtcggtggAGGAAGCGgtgcgaccgcgccgcgcgacccaccctcgggggtggcgagtgcggcgcaggcgacgctccaggcggcggcggaggcggcgagtctgctggaggagctcaagggcGGGCTTCGCGCGACGCTGGAGCAGCAGAGGCACCTGCAGCAGGCGCAgcgggaggtggcggcggccatgccgcaggcgccgccgcgggtcgcgccggcgcgaccggcgtcgcccgtcgaGCGCTTCCAGTCAaagccgtcggcggtgccgcCGTCTCGGGGACCCGGCCGGGTCCCGCGACCGTCGTccgcacagctggcgtcgccgggtATGCCCTCCGGGCATACCTACTACCGCGACTTTGGCGTCGTCCCGTCCGCGAGCAAACACACCCCGGGGCTTCGCAGGGCCAAAGACCACGTCACGCTtcgggacgacggcgtcggtaCCCACGGCGCTGCCTtctccgtcgcccccgagcaCGTGACGCacaacgcgctcgaggcggctcgtcgcgagTACGCCGCGGATAAGCGGATGGCGCTGGAGCGTCGACGGCAGCGGATGATGATGGACGAGTACGGGCAGCTGGCGCACTGA